A genome region from Sulfurimonas hongkongensis includes the following:
- a CDS encoding HlyD family type I secretion periplasmic adaptor subunit — MSVDQEIKMPSTNASNVIGFGLMVVFLLLGGFGGWAAFAPLAESSVAVGKISADLDKKNLQHLEGGVIENIFVKDGDEVKKGDMLLKLRDVHIKSQLDIYKAQYDDALALYARLVAQRDSKDSVVYPDELENESIKQEQDNIFYTTKKSIEDEKIISQNRVVQLENQIDGLESLMRAKKSRLESIKEEILEWEDLYRQKLVDKLKIRELDREQNTIEGDISQTASEIAKLKEAINETKNQQLLREKEFTKQTLGELVQAKSMLFDLKSKILSVEDTLLRTNIVAPIDGTVVGLNLHTIGGVVSPGRDILQIIPQNSKLIVVAQVKTSDVDKVKVGLMADIRFSAFNVQKAHVVEGKVVHVSADSFMDEKSGMPYYEAKIVVTKKGEMQLVDYGFELVSGMPAEVMIKTSQRTVLSYLVKPFTDMIARGFNEE, encoded by the coding sequence ATGAGCGTAGATCAAGAGATAAAGATGCCCTCCACAAATGCCTCTAACGTTATTGGCTTTGGTTTAATGGTTGTTTTTTTACTCCTTGGAGGATTTGGCGGATGGGCAGCTTTTGCGCCACTTGCAGAATCCTCAGTAGCAGTAGGTAAAATTTCTGCAGATTTGGATAAAAAAAACCTCCAGCATTTAGAAGGTGGTGTAATAGAGAACATTTTTGTAAAAGATGGTGATGAAGTAAAAAAAGGTGATATGCTTTTAAAACTTAGAGATGTTCATATAAAGAGTCAGTTAGATATCTATAAAGCGCAGTATGATGATGCTTTGGCACTCTATGCTAGACTTGTAGCACAAAGAGACTCTAAAGATAGCGTAGTCTATCCTGATGAATTAGAAAACGAAAGTATTAAACAAGAGCAAGACAATATCTTCTACACAACCAAAAAGAGCATAGAAGATGAAAAGATCATCTCTCAAAACAGAGTTGTACAACTTGAAAACCAGATAGATGGTTTAGAGTCTTTAATGCGGGCTAAAAAGTCTAGACTAGAATCCATAAAAGAGGAGATTTTGGAGTGGGAAGATCTTTATAGACAAAAGTTAGTTGATAAACTTAAAATCAGAGAGTTAGATAGAGAGCAAAATACTATAGAAGGAGATATCTCTCAAACAGCATCAGAAATTGCAAAACTAAAAGAGGCTATAAATGAGACAAAAAATCAGCAGCTCCTAAGAGAAAAAGAGTTTACAAAGCAGACACTAGGCGAGCTTGTGCAAGCAAAATCAATGCTTTTTGATCTCAAATCAAAAATACTTTCTGTTGAAGATACACTACTTAGAACAAATATAGTAGCACCTATTGATGGTACGGTTGTGGGATTGAACCTGCATACAATTGGTGGCGTAGTCTCGCCGGGCAGGGATATTCTTCAAATTATCCCACAAAACTCAAAACTTATAGTTGTAGCACAGGTGAAGACATCAGATGTTGACAAAGTCAAAGTTGGACTTATGGCAGATATAAGATTTTCAGCTTTTAATGTACAAAAAGCACACGTTGTAGAGGGAAAGGTTGTTCATGTCTCAGCAGATAGTTTTATGGATGAGAAGAGTGGAATGCCTTACTATGAAGCAAAGATTGTGGTAACAAAAAAAGGTGAGATGCAACTTGTAGATTATGGATTTGAGTTGGTATCGGGTATGCCCGCAGAAGTTATGATAAAGACTTCTCAGAGAACAGTGCTTAGTTACTTAGTAAAACCGTTTACAGATATGATCGCGAGGGGATTCAATGAAGAGTAA